The stretch of DNA CCGATGTCCCGGCGCCGCTGGTGTCAGTCTGTTCGGGTCTCTCCTGTTCAGGTCGcagcctgttcgggcgccatttgtTAGAGGACGCAcagccgaaagcacgacagacaccagtagagtcagatcaagctccattttattgcccgaatagcctaacttttatagtgaacttgacaggggcggacagtgttcccacatcacccaattgaggaattcagaaaaatattgttaccagtaactggcttcaaggacaaggtctatgtgactgctaatcacaagggggttgttttcttgcaggtggggttgttttcttgtagttgtttgtctgagtgcttatgaccaataatcttgtgtgaaacactgtccgcccctgttaagttcactataaaagttaggctattcgggcaataaaatggagcttggtctgactctactggtgtctgtcgtgctttcggccgtgcgTCCTCTAACagccgttaaagataacaaaaaacgtttctataaatacatccacacaaaaaggaggactaaggagaatctccatcctttactggatgcgggggggaaacttagtgacgagagatgaggaaaaggctgaggtgcttaatgccttctttgcctcagtctttagtggcaaaaccagttgctctctggatacgcagcaccctgagctggtgcaaggggatggggagcagaaagTGGCCCACATAATCCACCAGGAAATGtttggcaacctgctacagcatttggatgtacgcaagtcaatgggtctggatgggatccacccgctttccatcatttatcagcagtcccGGCTATCAGgtgatttaaagatcaaatccgaatttccttaagtggtatattctttattgcagcgctggatgcacgggggatccttccgcctatcgtgcatgtttgaagtgacaaactatctcgTATTTATACAgcgaaacaatgaatattcaatcagcacctatacatattcattacctaaccccgcctaccctcgcttcgtatgctaatcagcttatcagtccttgcgcttgcgcaaagccttccaagaattgtgggccagggtctccaggatgtgggcagtggtctttgggaggaaggccgtaggtcttcctcgtaatgcactttcttaatcagttgttttccaggctgtaaaaatgctgagttgtctTTCGGTTTAACTGGGGGGTCGGCGGATaacaggatgtctcagttaacaagacataacagacagttgactcaagttatctcaagtcttaGCCTGACTGAGTGTTAACGGATAATggggtgttttcaaataacaaaatgcttaaacgtAACAGAAGGTctacagataacaagatgttgtttactttgtccttgctaacttttaatcacaagttctattctatcctaaagtaagtttatacaatatcaaaccacaagctttattctatcctaaagtgagtttatactatatcattccccccttttctggaaaatctagtaaattcttttacttaatacgaaaattttcttcccagtcttTATGATATGTACCCCTCAATACCTTACCATGCACATTTGTCAGGGAGGTTAACATGGACATTTGTCGTAACAATTTCCAATTCCAAACAAGTAACacaaaagacaatattaaacttataccaactaatatcaataaaacaataattgggTGACTCAATGTGTTCAAAATTCCAGTTACAGTTGGCGACCATCCAAAAAGTGTATCCCACCAGTTGTGACTTGTGTCCCGTTTTACCCTTTGCAAAACtctgcttatttcctttgtatcatGATGGACAGTAATTAGAGTCTTCTCTCCACTTTCCtgaataccttttaaaattctaatcAGGTCTTGGTGTCTAACTAGTTGCTTCACTAGTGTGAGGTTCATCCCAATAGGTGTAGGTAGTAACTTATGATACATTGTGTTGTTAGACTTGATCAGCTGGTGGGATACCACTGGTGCCAAATATAGAAAATCACACCCGACGATTctaacaaagttacaaatacaaaaattagaaTGATTTCTGTTATGGAGAGTTATATTCTCCTTGTCTATttctacaaaatcacaagcagttcttaaacacacGCACCCTTGACCAACATATACAAGCACAGTCTTTAGActagtatttggatgaatttcaaagtggcaGATACCTTGCTCCGTGTCAAAACATACATCCTGAGCATCAATTGTAttactttcacaaataaatccttgttgttcCCGTGTAACACATGATTCTAGATTTACAGactgccatttcccattctccatcCGTGCCCATGTTCTATGCTCCGAAGGATAAAGCACTGTCTTCTCATGGTTTAATCCTAGTGCAAGGATTGGGTGAATAACATGAACTGTAGCATTACGTATAGTAAGCACGAAGGCAGTAGCCATGTTAACAACGGGATCATAAGTAAAATTCACCAGGGTCCACCAAGACTGGAActtcttctcaaaatcattgGCATTGTCCCAAACTGCTTTTCggatttcagctggaaaaatgccttcacttccttccctaatGATCAAGGCAGCCGTTGCCTGCAACCATAACTGTGCTTGCATACAACTAAGAGCTAAGGATACATTATCTTGAATCACACTAAGTGCATCTATTATTAGTTTGTGATCTTGgtcttctgcattttcccatTTCGGTAACACCTTTGAAACTTGCCATTGGCTAGTTCCCAATGCCAATAAGGATGATTGTAAgggttgttttaattttgtcaaaTCACTTGTTGCTGTGGCTAGcttattcattaatatttctgaatcaATGCCATTTAAAATTCCTAACCCTGTTCCTAGCATTCCAGTTAAGTCTCTCCGTGTCCTGCCCCTGAAATGTACTTGCTTCTGTGACCATATTGTCCAGTCTTCAAATGATGTCCTTAAGAAAGGAGAACAGGCTGGTTGAACTGCTGAGATGTTGATTTGTATTAGCAATTCAACACGCTTGAGTGACCATTCTGGATTAAATAACAATTGCTGTTGGCCCGTGTTCCTTACTACATACGGGCCTGTTTCATAAATTTTGGGTTCCAGTTTGATTAGAGGTGGGGCATGGGTTGTAGAGGGTCTCACTGTTGTAGGAAGTGTCGCATATATTATAAAATTTAACATGAGGCCCTCATCATTATTGACTTTGGACTGTCggccattattattattccaaaaACAGCTAATTTCTACATCCtctgttaatataaaattataccaGCAATCCAATTTACCTGGGCGAATACAACCCTCCTGTTGTTCATTTTTGGAAATTGGTTTAACTAAAATCCCCGTTGCTTTCTCGTCAGTCGTTCCATTAAACATTTGACaccctattttaatttcatcccCTATGGTTCTTTGGTGTGTCCACCCTTCCCCTAATTTTCGCCATTCTGATGGTTTATATAAATAGTTACCATTTGTTCGCCAGACGACCATGACTGATAACTTTCCATTAAGATTCTTATCCTCTGTTGTTACGGCTTCAGTCCAAGGCCACCCACCATTCTCTATTATCACAGAGGCATCTTCTTGAATCACAATTACAATTATaagccataaaaacaaaacaattctatGAACAAATCTTCTGCCAACCATATTACCAAATACTCCCAACCTTAATGTCCTCATTTTGTTCGAGTaagctttagtttcagttcGTCGTCACCTGGTGTTACTTTccaaggagctcctggagccTTCTTCACTCGGGAATAGTGGATCCAAGCAGCTTGTTCTCTAATCTTGATAGCAGTGTGAGTTGTCAGCAACACTTGATACGGtccattccatttttcctctaggggttgtcctgaaaaagtctttatatatatatagtccccaggcttaaaggggtggattggttgatccaaccctctagccctggtccctaaaacaaatttatgtactttatttaattgtttttgaagtgcagttatataagtatataaatattctgatcccaGCTGCGTTAGATCCTCTCCGCTAAACAGAAATTGATATGGCCTTCCATACAAAATTTCAAAGGGGctcaaattctcttttactctaggtttaactctaattctgagtaatgctaaagggagggattgaggccatgacaaattagcCTCTTGtccaattttagctatttgttgtttaattaaatggttcattttttctacctgtccacttgcctgtggtctataaggagtatgcagttgccaatctatctttaagatcttacttatctgttgcaccacttgtgcacaaaaatgtgaacctctatcagaagacattgctactggAATCCCGTAGcgtggtattatttcatttaacaagactttaaccacttctcttgctttattTGTTCGACAGGGAAAAGCTTCAGGCCATCCAGAAAACGTGTCAGTCAAAACCAGTAAATAACgataccccccttttctagggagttctgaaaaatcaatttgccactgttgtcctggataatttcctttaccaattattccaaattttattctattcttagTATTGGGGTTGTTACGTAAACAGatgctacattgttgagttacttgttttattgttgtgtaTAAATTTCGTCCCACTAATGTCTGACTCATGCTCTTATGCAATGTGTCAGCTCCCCAGTGTGTTTTATTatgttctgtaagaactatgggccatATCAAATTAGAGGGTATTATCACGcggttatcttttaaatatacccatccatctggtttctttttacctttcaaatcttcaattaattttaagtcttcttttgtataatttggttTTTGGTTCCTGTacatagtttggattttaccgtctggtatcaaagacaatgccttcacctcaaTTATTTCAGCTGCCCGTTTAGCCTCCTGAtctgccaatcgatttccaatttcaaaatcagcattccccttttggtgtccccgacaatgcatgatagctaccttttctggttgttttactgCCTCTAACAATCTTAAAATctcttcagcatgttttatctgttttccctgGGCAGTCAACAATCCacgttctttccaaattgctccatgagcatgtaccacgccgAATGCATATTTAGagtctgtccaaatatttattttccttcctgctgccagtTCCAGTGCTCGTGTAAGAGCaattatctctgctttctgggcGGATGTCCCAGGGGGTAATGGTTTAGACTCGATTACCTGTTGAGCAGTTGTAACAGCATATCCTGCCTTACGTTGTCCTTGTTTTACAAAGCTGCTCCCATCAGTATACCAAGATTCATCAGCATCTTCTAAAGGTTCTTCCTTAAGATCGGGTCGACTAGAATACACAGTCTCCATTGTTTCTATACAATCATGAGTTATAGGTTCATCCAGAGTTCCGCTAAGGAAAGAAGCTGGATTTACGATGTTAGTGACCACAATTTCCACATCATCTTGTTCTActaatattgcttgatattttaaaaatctttgtggtGAAAGCCaatgatttcctttttgttccaaaactgTTGAGACCGTATGGGAGActaacactgtcattttctgtcccattgTAAACTTCCGAGCTTCTTGTATATTGATAACAACAGCTGCAACAGCTCGAAGGCATCCGGGCCATCCTTTACTTACTTCATCTAGTTGTTTAGAGAAGTAAGCTACTGCTCGTTTATAGGGACCCAGTCTTTGTGCTAGTACTCCCAAAGCTATCCCTTGTCTCTCAtgagaaaacaaccaaaagggTTTCGAGAGATCCGGTAATCCCAAAGCCGGAGCTTGCATCAATTCtcgtttaagttgtttaaaggcGTTtcgtgcttctccagtccagactaactttgactggttaatctttatcaattcatatagaggctttaccattagtccataattataaatccaaaggcgacaccaacctgtcattcctagAAAGGTTCGTAGCTCCTTTACCGTTTGGGGTTCTGGAGTCcggcaaatgacttccttacgttcagttcctagttctcgcTGACCTCCCGAAATTCCAAATCCCAAGTAGGTCACGTGTTGTTGAaccagctggactttctgttGAGAGACTcgatatccatttaaacccagaaaattaaggagacttatagtccattgaatacaactctCTTTAGTCTCggtagctattaagagatcatctacatattgtaacaaagcCCCTTCAGTGTCCGGAGGTATCCAAGTTTCAAGTTCCtttgctaattggtttccaaaaatagtggggctattcttgaatccttgtGGTAGCACTGTCCACGTTAGCTGTGTCTTTCTGCCTGAGTCagggttttcccattcaaaggcaaataggttttggctttcaGTGGCTAAAGGtaggcagaagaaggcatcttttaaatccagtacggtaaaccagacttgactattccttaatttagtcagcaaagtataagggtttgccactactggatgtatatcctcagtgatcttatttatggccctcagatcctgaactagcctatatctttttccatctgcctttttaattggcaatatgggtgtattgtattctgattcgcattcaatcaataatccatactgtatAAATCTatcaattatctctttaattcctttcctatcttctatcctTAAAGGATATTGCTTAACCTTAACaggtttctctcctggctttaatttaataattattggggtcacatttttagctcttccagGAACTTCAGTGGCCCAAACTCCTGGATATACTTGATTTATGATCTCCAagggtatttcacttttagggtctgtttgtattagtgccaagcttaacacatttattagttgttcttctcctatccttaattccattttccccttttcaaagataatttctgCTTCTAATTGTTCTAACAAATCTCGACCTAATAGAGATTTTGGAGATCCAGGCAGGTATAAAAATCTATGTATTCCCATTTGTTTTCCCAATTTATATTTCAatggttttaagaaaaaggctttttcctgTTGGCCAGTGGCTCCCATCACAGTCACAAAGTCTTTATCTTCTGGTATTAGTTTCTGGTTCAGCACTGAGTAAGAAGCTCCCGTGTCTATTAAAAATTCCATCTCCTGTTCCAATTTCCCTAGCTTAAGTTTAACCAGTGGATCTGCTAGGGTAGAGTCCCCCGGTCCCCCTCATTGGTTCGTAATCATTACTAGCTTGTTTCCCTCTTGCCGCTTCGGGCATTCATTTTTCCAATGTCCTACCCCTTTACAATAGGCACACTGCTCAGCCCGCAAAGAGGATCGCATCAtccttcccccccttcccctgcctcgAAGAGGCTCTTCCTGTTTTCGCAGGGCTGCCACAGTGGCAGTTGCAATTGTTTCACCTAACTTTTGTCTTTCATTCCCCTCGCGATTTCTAAACACCCTCCAGGCTTCTTCTATTAATCTTTCTAAATCCCTTACATCTGgttccttcattttctgaagctttcttCTAATATCTTCTGCTGATTGACCTAAAAATAGAGATACTAACTGAAGTCTACCCTCCTCTGAGGAAGGGTCTATAGTGGTAAACTTCTGCATTGCCGCCCTCAGCCTTTCAAGAAATTCTGACGGGGTTTCTGAGATTCCCTGTTTTATTGTATATAGTCTTGACCAATTCACAGACTTTGGTATCGCATTTTCTAAAGCAATCCTAATCCATTCTTGATATCGTTTTAGCATCCTATAATCATTCTCATCATTATAATCCCAATTAGGATCCGCCCTAGGCACATGTACTTCCACTGTGCCGGGCAGAATTCCTGAGGCTACCTGGCTTTGTACCAGCGTTCTAGCAGCTTTAACTAttaactgtttttcagtttctgataaTGCAGCCAACATTATCTCTATATCCCTCCAATCCGGGTCTAAGTTTTTCACAATCAATTCAAACCTTTTAGCCACCGCCTCTGGATCATCTCGATACCCTGTCACTGCCTCTTTCCAAGAGTCTAGTTCATTAGTTGTGAAGGGTACTTTAATTCTAGCAGGTCCGTTAGCTCCCATAGCCTGCCGCAGAGGGGCTTGGATTATCGGTCCTAATTTACTCCGTGTACGAGCAGTTATCGGAGTAAACCCCTTAGATTCTAtgtcattttctactttttcaaCTTCTATTCCAGTACGTACATCACCAGTCATAGGTGGCAAAACATAATCTTCCATCCTTTCCTCTggctcatttaattttaaacatctctgcCCAATGCTACATGCCGAACAACACCTCCTTATCTTCCCCGCTCCATTCCTCCTCATATCCTTTTCAATTGATAAGATTAAAGGGTCTTGTGGAGCCAGATTAATGCCACACTCCTTCTGCCATTCTGTGTGGTTTCTCAGAGTAAAAAACATATCCGCATATGAGACTTCATCCcactttccttccctccttaaaaataacattaattgcAATAGAGTGTTATAATTCAAAGTCCCATTTCTGggccatttttctccttcttctaaTTTGTAAAGaggccaccactgattacaatattttatcagagttttcttattttcaccTCCACCCGGGACCCCTCCTATATCTTTCCAATGACTTAAAATACAGCCCAATGCACTTTTCTTAGgaatttcactgctttctcGCCCCCCCATTTTCTAATTCACAATTTCAGAATATATGTATCACTTACAAAAATGTGGGCACGCAGGTATCTTTCAATAGCAATGTCacaaaactattattattaccaGGAGATATTGCCAAAGtcacaataacaataatcagagtcaaattccacatgccATAGgtcagaaaaccgaaatatGTAACACTGTAACGATATCTTTCTTATAACAACGTCACAAAACTTATTATTATCACCaagaaaatagccaaaatcgcAGTAACAATAACCAGAGTTAAATAACACAatccatgagtcagaaaaccaaaataggcaacacaattccagatggaccttaaagcgagctctttccttaaggtccccaaatatacttatggttcttaccacaaagtatataccaaatactgccttgcagaagatcaccttccgacttacagacagttccagatcCAGATGGACATCAAGGTCCCCAGATATACTTGTGGTATTAtccacaaagtatataccaaacactgTCCTGCAGAAGATCACCTTCCGACTTATCGGACAGTTCCAGACgaccggtctaccagaaaaccaaaccagaataaagaatatactcacttacaatgatggggtccttgtctgcctccgcagtgatccggtgagtcgaggagtccctccgggaaatcccgggggtaccctaggaagtcctgtccccagcgggtcctgcggACCGGCAGAGAGGTTGTCCCATCTGGGGTGCCAAattgatttaaagatcaaatccgaatttccttaagtggtatattctttattgcagcgctggatgcacgggggatccttccgcctatcgtgcatgtttgaagtgacaaactatctcgTATTTACACAgcgaaacaatgaatattcaatcagcacctatacatattcattacctaaccccgcctaccctcgcttcgtatgctaatcagcttatcagtccttgcgcttgcgcaaagccttccaagaattgtgggccagggtctccaggatgtgggcagtggtctttgggaggaaggccgtaggtcttcctcgtaatgcactttcttaatcagttgttttccaggctgtaaaaatgctgagttgtctTTCGGTTTAACTGGGGGGTCGGCGGATaacaggatgtctcagttaacaagacataacagacagttgactcaagttatctcaagtcttaGCCTGACTGAGTGTTAACGGATAATggggtgttttcaaataacaaaatgcttaaacgtAACAGAAGGTctacagataacaagatgttgtttactttgtccttgctaacttttaatcacaagttctattctatcctaaagtaagtttatacaatatcaaaccacaagctttattctatcctaaagtgagtttatactaTATCacaggggaggtcccagttgatTGGCAGTTAGCAcatgtgacgcccatctacaagaagggctggagggtagacccgggaaactataggcctgttagtttgacctcagtgctagggaagctcatggagcagatcctcttgacattcatcacacagcacttacagggcaaccaagcaatcaggcccagtcagcatgagattatgaaaggcaggtcctgcttaatgaacctgatctccttctatgacaaagtgacacgcttaatggatgagggaaaggatgtggatgtggtctaccttgacttcaataaggcctttgacactgtttcccacaatattctcctcaagaaactggctgctcgtggcttggactggcgtacgcttcgttgggttagaaactggctggatagccgggcccaaagagttgtggtgaatggagtcaaatccagttggaggccggtcactagtggagtcccccagggctcagtactggggccagttctctttaatatctttatcaatgatctggatgagggcattgagtgcaccctcagtaagtttgcagatgacaccaagttaggtgcgtgtgtcgatctgctcaagggtaggaaggctctgcaggaggatctggataggctggaccaatgggctgaggccatccgtatgaagttcaacaaggccgagtgccaggtcctgcacttggggcgcaacaaccccaagcagcgctacaggctgggagatgagtggttggaaagctgcctggcggagaaggacctgggagtattggtggatagttggctgaatatgagccagcagtgtgctcaggtggccaagagcaccttggcttgtatcagaaacagtgtggccagcagggctagggaagtgattgtccccttgtactcagctctggtgaagccgtacctcaagtactgtgttcagttttgggcccctcgctacagaaaggacatcgaggtgcttgattgagtccagagaagggcaatgaagctggtgaggggtttggagaacaagtcttaagactaccttaaaggaggctgtagcgaggtggggattggtctattcttccatgtgcctggtgataggacaagggggaatgggcttaagttgcgccagggaacgtttaggttggatattgggaaaaacttatttactgaaagggttgttaggcattggaatgggctgcccagggaagtggttgagtcaccatccctggaagtctttaaaagacgtttagatgtagagcttagggatatggtttagtggaggatttgttattgttaggtcagaggtttgACTAGGTGATCTTGGTGGTCTCTcccaacctagatgattctgtgattctgtgaagtttgCATGGAGAGCACTATCATCACAGGCCAGCATGCTGGCATTGCTGAAATGGAGTAATGGGAAGATACCAAGAGTGGATCTCATGTCCAGCCAACTGCAGTAATAGAAAGAAACTCTCTGTGCCCCAGTATGGGCCTGTatctcagctgtggagagaTTGTCCCAACAGGCCCACCACCTTGAATAATATATATCTTCCTCCTCACCCCTATGCAGCAGTATCTCAGCCATTAAGAGTCAGCATTTTCCTGCTCAAGGGAGAGAGTACCATGGACACATAGCACATTGCATCCTGTGGTTTTATCCATGGTGAAGACATGAGGAAGTGGGATGACAAACCTACCTCAATCCTAGCATTTTGTGTATGT from Aythya fuligula isolate bAytFul2 chromosome W, bAytFul2.pri, whole genome shotgun sequence encodes:
- the LOC116501295 gene encoding LOW QUALITY PROTEIN: uncharacterized protein LOC116501295 (The sequence of the model RefSeq protein was modified relative to this genomic sequence to represent the inferred CDS: substituted 1 base at 1 genomic stop codon); protein product: MGGRESSEIPKKSALGCILSHWKDIGGVPGGGENKKTLIKYCNQWWPLYKLEEGEKWPRNGTLNYNTLLQLMLFLRREGKWDEVSYADMFFTLRNHTEWQKECGINLAPQDPLILSIEKDMRRNGAGKIRRCCSACSIGQRCLKLNEPEERMEDYVLPPMTGDVRTGIEVEKVENDIESKGFTPITARTRSKLGPIIQAPLRQAMGANGPARIKVPFTTNELDSWKEAVTGYRDDPEAVAKRFELIVKNLDPDWRDIEIMLAALSETEKQLIVKAARTLVQSQVASGILPGTVEVHVPRADPNWDYNDENDYRMLKRYQEWIRIALENAIPKSVNWSRLYTIKQGISETPSEFLERLRAAMQKFTTIDPSSEEGRLQLVSLFLGQSAEDIRRKLQKMKEPDVRDLERLIEEAWRVFRNREGNERQKLGETIATATVAALRKQEEPLRGRGRGGRMMRSSLRAEQCAYCKGVGHWKNECPKRQEGNKLVMITNQXGGPGDSTLADPLVKLKLGKLEQEMEFLIDTGASYSVLNQKLIPEDKDFVTVMGATGQQEKAFFLKPLKYKLGKQMGIHRFLYLPGSPKSLLGRDLLEQLEAEIIFEKGKMELRIGEEQLINVLSLALIQTDPKSEIPLEIINQVYPGVWATEVPGRAKNVTPIIIKLKPGEKPVKVKQYPLRIEDRKGIKEIIDRFIQYGLLIECESEYNTPILPIKKADGKRYRLVQDLRAINKITEDIHPVVANPYTLLTKLRNSQVWFTVLDLKDAFFCLPLATESQNLFAFEWENPDSGRKTQLTWTVLPQGFKNSPTIFGNQLAKELETWIPPDTEGALLQYVDDLLIATETKESCIQWTISLLNFLGLNGYRVSQQKVQLVQQHVTYLGFGISGGQRELGTERKEVICRTPEPQTVKELRTFLGMTGWCRLWIYNYGLMVKPLYELIKINQSKLVWTGEARNAFKQLKRELMQAPALGLPDLSKPFWLFSHERQGIALGVLAQRLGPYKRAVAYFSKQLDEVSKGWPGCLRAVAAVVINIQEARKFTMGQKMTVLVSHTVSTVLEQKGNHWLSPQRFLKYQAILVEQDDVEIVVTNIVNPASFLSGTLDEPITHDCIETMETVYSSRPDLKEEPLEDADESWYTDGSSFVKQGQRKAGYAVTTAQQVIESKPLPPGTSAQKAEIIALTRALELAAGRKINIWTDSKYAFGVVHAHGAIWKERGLLTAQGKQIKHAEEILRLLEAVKQPEKVAIMHCRGHQKGNADFEIGNRLADQEAKRAAEIIEVKALSLIPDGKIQTMYRNQKPNYTKED